From Corvus cornix cornix isolate S_Up_H32 chromosome 1A, ASM73873v5, whole genome shotgun sequence, a single genomic window includes:
- the CCT2 gene encoding T-complex protein 1 subunit beta: MASISLAPVNIFKAGADEEKAETARLSSFVGAIAIGDLVKSTLGPKGMDKILLSTGRDSSVTVTNDGATILKAIGVDNPAAKVLVDMSKVQDDEVGDGTTSVTVLAAELLREAELLIARKIHPQTIIAGWRAATKASREALLKAAVDHGNDEVKFREDLMNIAGTTLSSKLLTHHKDHFVKLAVEAVLRLKGSGNLEAIHVIKKLGGSLADSYLDEGFLLDKKIGVNQPKRIENAKILIANTGMDTDKIKIFGSRVRVDSTAKVAEIEQAEKEKMKEKVDRILKHGINCFINRQLIYNYPEQLFGAAGVMAIEHADFAGVERLALVTGGEIASTFDHPELVKLGSCKLIEEVMIGEDKLIHFSGVAMGEACTIVLRGATQQILDEAERSLHDALCVLAQTVKDTRTVYGGGCSEMLMANAVAELAVRTPGKESVAMESFAKALRMIPTIIADNAGYDSADLVAQLRAAHSEGKTTYGLDMKEGVIGDMSVLGVTESFQVKRQVLLSAAEAAEMILRVDDIIKAAPRKRVPDHRPC; this comes from the exons ATG GCATCCATTTCCCTTGCTCCTGTCAACATTTTCAAGGCAGGTGCAGatgaagagaaagcagaaacagcTCGGTTG tcgTCCTTTGTTGGTGCCATCGCCATTGGTGACCTAGTCAAGAGCACGCTGGGCCCTAAAGGCATG GACAAGATTCTTTTAAGTACTGGAAGAGACAGCTCTGTGACAGTTACCAACGATGGTGCAACCATCCTGAAAGCTATTGGAGTTGACAATCCAGCTGCCAAGGTCTTAGTTG atATGTCAAAGGTTCAAGATGATGAAGTTGGTGATGGAACTACGTCTGTCACAGTGTTGGCAGCTGAATTACTGAGG GAGGCAGAATTACTGATTGCGAGGAAGATTCATCCTCAGACCATCATTGCAGGCTGGAGGGCAGCCACAAAGGCTTCAAGAGAGGCACttttgaaagcagctgtggaTCATGG TAATGATGAAGTGAAGTTCCGTGAAGACTTGATGAACATTGCAGGAACAACTCTTTCATCAAAATTACTTACTCACCATAAGGATCACTTTGTCAAGCTAGCTGTAGAAGCTGTTCTTAGGTTGAAAGGTTCTGGTAACTTGGAGGCTATCCATGTCATTAAGAAACTTGGTGGAAGTTTGGCTGATTCCTACTTAGATGAAG GCTTTTTACTTGACAAGAAGATTGGTGTAAATCAACcaaaaagaattgaaaatgcAAAGATTCTTATTGCAAATACTGGTATGGATACAGACAAGATTAAG aTTTTTGGTTCTCGTGTTAGAGTGGACTCTACAGCAAAAGTGGCAGAAATAGagcaggcagaaaaagaaaaaatgaaggagaaagtgGATCGTATTCTTAAACACGGAATTAATTGCTTTATTAACAG gCAGCTGATCTACAACTACCCTGAACAGCtctttggagctgctggtgtcATGGCTATTGAACATGCAGACTTTGCTGGTGTAGAACGTCTGGCTCTTGTCACAG GTGGTGAAATTGCATCAACCTTTGATCACCCTGAGCTAGTAAAACTAGGAAGCTGCAAGCTTATTGAAGAAGTCATGATTGGAGAAGATAAACTCATTCATTTCTCTGGAGTAGCAATGG GTGAAGCTTGCACCATAGTTTTGCGTGGAGCCACACAGCAGATTCTAGATGAAGCAGAGAGGTCTTTGCATGATGCTCTCTGTGTCCTGGCCCAGACTGTGAAGGACACAAGAACTGTGTATGGTGGAG GTTGTTCAGAGATGCTGATGGCTAATGCTGTTGCAGAACTTGCTGTCAGAACACCTGGCAAAGAGTCTGTTGCAATGGAGTCCTTTGCTAAGGCTTTACGAATG ATCCCAACAATAATAGCTGATAATGCTGGCTATGACAGTGCTGATTTGGTTgctcagctcagagctgctcatAGTGAAGGGAAGACTACTTATGGACTGG aTATGAAAGAGGGTGTCATTGGAGACATGTCAGTTTTGGGAGTAACAGAAAGTTTCCAGGTCAAGAGACAAGTTTTGCTGAgtgcagctgaagcagcagaaatgatTCTTCGTGTAGATGACATCATTAAAGCAGCACCAAG aaaacGTGTACCAGACCATCGCCCCTGttaa
- the LRRC10 gene encoding leucine-rich repeat-containing protein 10: MGNSLKAIAAFVPSNKCQKYLLEDLEEMPVDKMVDLSGRQMRQLPVHICSFRELVKLYLSDNNLNHLPPELEQLQNLQILALDFNNFKALPLVVCTLKQLCILYLGNNKLCSLPLELRLLQNLKTLWIESNCLQYLPEVVCELRLLKTLHAGSNALRTLPPQLQCLQELRTIWLSGNLLSEFPPVLLDMPFLEVIDVDRNSIRFFPSLAHLPGLKLVIYDHNPCRNAPKVAKGVRRVGRWSEETPEPRKRSGAVIEITLDEKPLLPPAAKTEPEAEPC; encoded by the coding sequence ATGGGCAACAGTCTGAAAGCCATAGCTGCTTTTGTGCCCTCTAACAAGTGCCAGAAGTACCTCCTAGAAGACCTAGAAGAGATGCCAGTGGATAAAATGGTGGATCTGAGTGGCAGGCAGAtgaggcagctgcctgtgcatATTTGCTCTTTTAGGGAACTGGTTAAGCTGTACCTGAGTGACAACAACCTTAACCATCTGCCCccggagctggagcagctgcaaaACCTGCAGATCTTGGCACTGGACTTCAACAACTTCAAAGCACTGCCCCTAGTTGTGTGCACGCTGAAGCAGCTGTGCATCCTCTACCTGGGCAACAACAAGCTCTGCAGCCTGCCCCTCGAGCTCCGACTCCTGCAGAACCTCAAGACCCTCTGGATCGAGTCCAACTGCCTGCAGTACCTGCCCGAAGTGGTGTGTGAGCTCAGACTGCTCAAGACCCTGCATGCCGGCTCCAACGCCCTGCGCAcactccctccccagctgcagtgcctgcaggAGCTGCGCACCATCTGGCTGTCAGGAAACCTGCTGTCCGAGTTCCCTCCCGTGCTCCTGGACATGCCCTTCCTGGAGGTGATCGACGTGGATCGCAATTCCATCCGGTTCTTCCCCAGCCTAGCTCACCTCCCTGGCCTGAAGCTGGTGATCTACGATCACAACCCCTGCAGGAACGCACCCAAAGTGGCCAAAGGGGTGCGCAGGGTGGGGAGATGGTCAGAGGAGACCCCTGAGCCCCGCAAGCGATCCGGGGCGGTGATAGAAATCACGCTCGACGAGAAACCATTGCTACCTCCTGCCGCCAAGACCGAGCCAGAAGCTGAGCCCTGCTGA
- the LOC104698380 gene encoding cathepsin E-like, with product MRAILLAVVYIPFIVAVERIPLIRFKSIKKQLKEKGELEEFWRNHHPDVFARRYLHCFPADIALSVGTASERLYDYMNAQYYGVVSVGTPPQRFTVVFDTGSSNFWVPSAYCISEACRVHQKFKSFKSDSYEHGGEAFSLQYGSGQLLGIAGKDTLQISNISIKGQDFGESVFEPGATFILAHFDGILGLGYPSLAVGNALPVFDSIMNQNLVEEPVFSFYLKRGDDTENGGELILGGIDHSLYKGSIHWVPVTEKSYWQIHMNNIKIQGRVAFCSHGCEAIVDSGTSLITGPSSQIRRLQEYIGASPSNTGEFLVDCRRLSSLPHISFAIGHREYKLTAEQYIIKESIDDQTFCMSGFQSLDIPTRTGSLWILGDVFMSAFYCIFDRGNDRVGFAKAVHRKDYH from the exons ATGCGGGCGATACTGTTGGCTGTGGTTTACATCCCATTCATCGTGGCTGTGGAAAG AATCCCCTTGATTCGATTCAAATCTATCAAgaaacagctgaaggaaaagggagaattaGAGGAATTTTGGAGGAATCACCACCCTGATGTTTTTGCCCGGAGGTATCTGCATTGTTTCCCTGCAGATATTGCTTTATCAGTAGGAACTGCTTCAGAAAGGCTGTATGATTACATGAAT GCGCAGTACTACGGGGTTGTGAGCGTCGGGACACCGCCCCAGAGGTTCACCGTCGTGTTCGACACTGGCTCCTCCAACTTCTGGGTCCCTTCCGCTTATTGCATCAGCGAGGCCTGCA gGGTGCATCAGAAATTTAAGTCCTTCAAGTCAGATTCATATGAGCACGGAGGGGAAGCCTTCTCCCTGCAGTACGGCTCAGGACAGCTTCTGGGCATTGCTGGCAAAGACACACTGCAG ATAAGTAACATCTCCATCAAGGGACAGGACTTCGGCGAGTCAGTGTTTGAGCCAGGAGCAACTTTTATCCTTGCCCACTTTGATGGTATACTGGGCTTAGGCTACCCCTCCTTAGCAGTGGGCAATGCTCTGCCCGTGTTTGACAGCATCATGAACCAGAACCTGGTAGAGGAGCCGGTCTTCTCTTTCTATCTGAAAAG aggaGACGACACCGAGAATGGTGGTGAGTTGATTCTGGGGGGAATAGACCATTCTCTCTACAAAGGTTCAATCCACTGGGTCCCAGTCACAGAGAAAAGCTACTGGCAAATACACATGAACaa TATAAAGATCCAGGGCCGGGTGGCATTTTGCTCCCATGGCTGCGAAGCCATCGTTGACTCGGGCACTTCTCTTATCACCGGCCCCTCTTCACAAATCAGGCGATTGCAGGAATATATTGGGGCAAGTCCATCAAATACTGGAGAG TTTCTCGTAGACTGCAGAAGATTGTCGAGCTTGCCTCACATAAGCTTCGCGATCGGACACCGCGAGTACAAGCTGACTGCAGAGCAGTACATCATCAAG GAGTCTATTGATGACCAAACCTTCTGCATGAGCGGCTTTCAGTCTCTCGACATCCCCACTCGCACTGGCTCGCTCTGGATTTTAGGAGATGTCTTCATGTCtgcattttattgcatttttgaCCGTGGGAATGACAGAGTGGGATTTGCAAAAGCTGTTCACAGGAAGGATTACCACTGA